A section of the Centroberyx gerrardi isolate f3 chromosome 8, fCenGer3.hap1.cur.20231027, whole genome shotgun sequence genome encodes:
- the ankle2 gene encoding ankyrin repeat and LEM domain-containing protein 2 produces MEAVLSRLRGLSADELREEFARADLKCGPITATTRAIFERKLARVLAGPESAAAGSDSSSTAGASGSADRARPMSCTSSAATPLSTATTSSSRPAQAASEEMDFGYGMGLNPPEEEEISVKTRTTSSSSAEGSNSHHPRTETPSKPAQVSPTFFYGVCPLWEDVLARNERAHVYADKKEALQVVKMMKGARFKAFANREDAEKFAKGICDYYPSPNKSTPCVSPVKPGLVICKDNMEVDTINRERANSFKSPRTQDLTAKLRKAVEKGDEVAFSELVGSNPRYLIGSGDNPTIVQEGCRYNVMHVAAKENQAGIAQLLLDTLENPDFMRLMYPDDQEVMLQKRIRYIVDLYLNTPDKAGFETPLHFACKFGCPEVVNVLCSHPDIDKNCKNKYDQKPCDVICDRKNKTQEVKQKICDYLEDRCYIPLLRATDNTSQPIIGAPWSPEPSENFCNSLSSWPARSPMDPVMAVKAFAGPLSPSKADEFRRAWKTPPRDRAEHFHHILKSDPDRGAERVGRDLAREMGHPWAEYWDFLDSFVDLSSTEGLRKLEEYLNKKDFSQRAHEEAGENETSNRFRTPSPGKPKKFCNSISVGAFLDEGDDISLEEMKNRQNAALTSITSSASSKDVLKGAVGGREFHILPIPLHHRGADLIETAAEQDLLCCCDDGLLSPGAACKNGLCSSSSSSRDRTHNGDKVSPRASPSSSCLLSPISNLMVEFERMSLQEPLDSPAGCRERRSSGGSRHREARDSYGSPSAADPSSGPGHAGQDGEAAEGPGWRTEGGEAGERRGSGSSEEYFEAEESLEALGRTRGSVSGGRTFCARSKSWDHGGRDLSSSSSSGSYKSLDNSHEFLPRTPPRIRRGLFIEGDSPTKLDREVVLAIEAIDIDPQKYPSIHKWKSTMKTYSSSDMQSWPSPALVKPRLRMQHHTPGSPVSSLASPAARFSPARHAASPDFSPGRYSPAHASYIQRIRLKHFSEPPL; encoded by the exons ATGGAGGCGGTTCTGAGCAGGCTGAGGGGGCTGAGCGCCGACGAGCTGCGAGAGGAGTTCGCCAGGGCGGACCTGAAGTGCGGCCCCATCACGGCCACCACCCGGGCCATCTTCGAGAGGAAGCTGGCACGAGTCCTCGCCGGGCCAGAGAGCGCTGCCGCTGGATCCGACAGTAGCTCGACAGCGGGCGCCTCGGGCAGCGCTGACCGGGCCAGACCCATGTCATGTACTTCCTCAGCGGCCACACCCCTGTCCACcgccaccaccagcagcagccgccCCGCTCAGGCTGCCAGCGAGGAGATGGACTTCGGCTATGGCATGGGTCTCAACCCCCCGGAAGAAGAGGAGATCTCAGTGAAGACAAGGACCACCTCCAGCAGCTCTGCGGAGGGCAGTAACTCTCACCATCCCCGAACGGAAACCCCTTCAAAGCCCGCACAAGTGTCCCCAACCTTCTTTTATGGAGTATGTCCGCTGTGGGAGGATGTCTTGGCTAGAAATG aGAGAGCACATGTTTACGCAGATAAGAAGGAGGCCCTTCAGGTTGTAAAGATGATGAAGGGGGCCCGCTTCAAGGCCTTTGCCAACCGCGAGGACGCTGAGAAGTTTGCCAAGGGGATCTGTGACTATTACCCGTCTCCCAACAAATCCACGCCCTGTGTGTCCCCCGTCAAGCCAGGCCTGGTCATCTGTAAAG ACAATATGGAGGTGGACACCATCAACCGGGAGCGAGCCAACAGTTTCAAGAGCCCGCGCACCCAGGACCTGACGGCCAAGCTGAGGAAAGCCGTGGAGAAAGGCGACGAGGTGGCCTTCAGCGAGCTGGTCGGGAGCAACCCGCGCTATCTCATCGGTTCAGGGGACAACCCCACCATAGTGCAG GAGGGCTGCCGGTACAACGTAATGCATGTGGCAGCCAAGGAGAACCAGGCGGGCATCgcccagctgctgctggacaccCTGGAGAACCCCGACTTCATGCGCCTCATGTACCCCGACGACCAGGAAGTCATGCTGCAGAAACGCATCCGCTACATTGTAGACCTTTACCTCAACACTCCTGATAAGGCC GGCTTTGAGACCCCGCTCCACTTCGCCTGTAAGTTTGGGTGTCCAGAAGTGGTCAACGTCCTGTGTTCGCACCCCGACATCGACAAGAACTGCAAGAACAAGTATGACCAAAAGCCTTGTGAC GTTATTtgtgacagaaaaaataaaactcaaGAAGTGAAGCAGAAGATTTGTGACTATTTGGAAG ACCGCTGCTATATCCCCTTACTGAGAGCAACAGACAACACTTCTCAGCCCATCATCGGTGCTCCCTGGTCACCGGAGCCCTCAGAAAACTTCTGTAATTCGCTGAGCTCGTGGCCTGCAAGAAGCCCCATGGATCCGGTGATGGCCGTCAAAGCCTTCGCCGGCCCGCTCAGCCCCTCTAAA GCGGATGAGTTCCGTCGGGCGTGGAAGACGCCGCCCAGAGACAGAGCGGAGCATTTCCACCACATCCTGAAGTCCGATCCTGACCGCGGGGCAGAGAGGGTGGGCAG AGACCTGGCTCGTGAGATGGGCCACCCGTGGGCTGAGTACTGGGACTTCCTGGACAGTTTTGTGGATCTGTCGTCAACAGAGGGCCTCCGCAAGTTGGAGGAGTACCTCAACAAGAAAGATTTCAGCCAGCGGGCTCACGAGGAGGCCGGGGAGAACGAGACCAGCAACAGGTTCAGAACCCCCTCTCCAG GCAAGCCCAAGAAGTTCTGCAACTCCATCTCTGTGGGCGCCTTCCTGGACGAGGGTGACGACATCAGcctggaggagatgaagaaccGGCAGAACGCGGCGCTCACCAGCATCACCTCCTCCGCCAGCTCCAAGGACGTCCTGAAGGGCGCCGTGGGCGGCCGCGAGTTCCACATCCTGCCCATCCCGCTGCACCACCGCGGGGCCGACCTGATCGAGACGGCGGCCGAGCAGgacctgctgtgctgctgcgACGACGGCCTCCTGTCGCCCGGCGCCGCCTGTAAAAACGGCctgtgctcctcctcctcttcctccagagaCAGGACTCACAACGGGGACAAGGTGTCCCCCCGCGCCTCGCcgtcctcctcctgcctgctgTCGCCCATCTCCAACCTCATGGTGGAGTTCGAGCGCATGTCCCTGCAGGAGCCGCTGGACAGCCCCGCCggctgcagggagaggaggagcagcgggGGGAGCCGGCACAGGGAGGCCCGGGACTCCTACGGCTCCCCCTCGGCCGCGGACCCCAGCTCTGGGCCGGGTCACGCCGGCCAGGACGGCGAGGCGGCGGAGGGGCCGGGCTGGAgaacggagggaggagaggcgggGGAGAGGCGCGGCAGCGGCAGCTCGGAGGAGTACTTCGAGGCCGAGGAGAGCCTGGAGGCACTGGGCAGGACTAGGGGGTCGGTGTCGGGGGGGCGCACCTTCTGTGCCAGGTCCAAGTCCTGGGACCACGGGGGGAGGGACCTGAGCAGCTCGAGCTCCTCTGGCTCCTATAAGTCCTTGGATAACTCCCACGAGTTCCTACCCAGGACCCCGCCGCGCATTAGAAGAGGACTTTTCATCGAGGG GGATTCACCAACCAAGTTGGACAGAGAGGTGGTGTTAGCAATAGAAGCCATAGACATCGATCCCCAGAAGTATCCCAGCATTCATAAGTGGAAGAGCACAATGAAGACGTACTCGTCATCGGACATGCAAAG CTGGCCCAGCCCTGCGCTGGTCAAACCCCGACTCAGGATGCAGCATCACACTCCCGGCTCCCCGGTCAGCAGCCTGGCGTCCCCGGCGGCCCGCTTCAGCCCCGCCCGGCACGCCGCCTCGCCGGACTTCAGCCCCGGCCGCTACAGCCCCGCCCACGCTAGCTACATCCAGCGCATCCGCCTCAAGCACTTCAGCGAGCCGCCACTTTAA
- the pgam5 gene encoding serine/threonine-protein phosphatase PGAM5, mitochondrial isoform X5 has translation MSYRKTLKLVCGFAGGSAVLVLAAAAESRGYFGEQREEQAGRWSRFTAVQAAQPAWAPASHTPVTSGHAWDFNWDKRDPSTLTNGKKKENATEDPSSEQDNGKPKATRNILLIRHSQYNLSGNGDKERILTPLGREQAELTGQRLAVLGLKYDVLVHSTMARATETANIISKHLPVGVELVSCDLLREGAPIEPVPPVTHWKPDAVGSAVPCRGLAAHGLEQRQHHVAHHPPQRPGGPQDSGGLGIHAPGQTNADLTARRARQKVSRLRSEAPSSVAGSKAQFPP, from the exons ATGTCGTACAGGAAAACTCTAAAACTTGTGTGTGGGTTCGCTGGAGGCTCTGCAGTCTTAGTTTTAGCGGCTGCCGCTGAGTCCCGTGGATATTTCGGTGAGCAGCGCGAAGAGCAAGCCGGTCGATGGTCAAGGTTCACTGCCGTTCAAGCAGCACAGCCTGCATGGGCACCTGCCAGCCATACACCAGTAACGAGTGGACACGCCTGGGACTTCAATTGGGATAA GAGGGACCCGTCCACACTGACTAatgggaagaagaaggagaatgCAACTGAGGACCCCAGCTCCGAGCAGGACAACGGCAAACCCAAAGCAACACGCAACATTCTCCTCATCAGACACTCCCAGTACAACCTGAGCGGGAACGGCGACAAGGAGAGGATCCTCACACCATTAG GTCGTGAGCAGGCTGAGTTGACAGGCCAGCGCCTGGCAGTGCTGGGACTGAAGTATGACGTTCTGGTCCACTCCACCATGGCCAGGGCCACAGAGACGGCAAACATCATCAGCAAGCACCTCCCAG TAGGAGTGGAGCTGGTGAGCTGTGATTTGCTGAGAGAGGGCGCGCCTATCGAGCCGGTTCCACCCGTCACTCACTGGAAGCCCGACGCTGTG GGCTCTGCAGTTCCCTGCAGAGGGCTGGCTGCGCATGGGCTTGAACAACGGCAGCATCACGTGGCTCACCATCCGCCCCAGCGGCCGGGTGGCCCTCAGGACTCTGGGGGACTCGGGATTCATGCCCCCGGACAAACTAACGCGGACCTGACGGCCCGACGCGCCCGCCAGAAGGTCTCCAGGCTTCGCTCAGAAGCCCCGTCGTCGGTCGCAGGGTCAAAAGCTCAGTTTCCTCCTTAA
- the pgam5 gene encoding serine/threonine-protein phosphatase PGAM5, mitochondrial isoform X6 — MSYRKTLKLVCGFAGGSAVLVLAAAAESRGYFGEQREEQAGRWSRFTAVQAAQPAWAPASHTPVTSGHAWDFNWDKRDPSTLTNGKKKENATEDPSSEQDNGKPKATRNILLIRHSQYNLSGNGDKERILTPLGREQAELTGQRLAVLGLKYDVLVHSTMARATETANIISKHLPGVELVSCDLLREGAPIEPVPPVTHWKPDAVGSAVPCRGLAAHGLEQRQHHVAHHPPQRPGGPQDSGGLGIHAPGQTNADLTARRARQKVSRLRSEAPSSVAGSKAQFPP, encoded by the exons ATGTCGTACAGGAAAACTCTAAAACTTGTGTGTGGGTTCGCTGGAGGCTCTGCAGTCTTAGTTTTAGCGGCTGCCGCTGAGTCCCGTGGATATTTCGGTGAGCAGCGCGAAGAGCAAGCCGGTCGATGGTCAAGGTTCACTGCCGTTCAAGCAGCACAGCCTGCATGGGCACCTGCCAGCCATACACCAGTAACGAGTGGACACGCCTGGGACTTCAATTGGGATAA GAGGGACCCGTCCACACTGACTAatgggaagaagaaggagaatgCAACTGAGGACCCCAGCTCCGAGCAGGACAACGGCAAACCCAAAGCAACACGCAACATTCTCCTCATCAGACACTCCCAGTACAACCTGAGCGGGAACGGCGACAAGGAGAGGATCCTCACACCATTAG GTCGTGAGCAGGCTGAGTTGACAGGCCAGCGCCTGGCAGTGCTGGGACTGAAGTATGACGTTCTGGTCCACTCCACCATGGCCAGGGCCACAGAGACGGCAAACATCATCAGCAAGCACCTCCCAG GAGTGGAGCTGGTGAGCTGTGATTTGCTGAGAGAGGGCGCGCCTATCGAGCCGGTTCCACCCGTCACTCACTGGAAGCCCGACGCTGTG GGCTCTGCAGTTCCCTGCAGAGGGCTGGCTGCGCATGGGCTTGAACAACGGCAGCATCACGTGGCTCACCATCCGCCCCAGCGGCCGGGTGGCCCTCAGGACTCTGGGGGACTCGGGATTCATGCCCCCGGACAAACTAACGCGGACCTGACGGCCCGACGCGCCCGCCAGAAGGTCTCCAGGCTTCGCTCAGAAGCCCCGTCGTCGGTCGCAGGGTCAAAAGCTCAGTTTCCTCCTTAA
- the pgam5 gene encoding serine/threonine-protein phosphatase PGAM5, mitochondrial isoform X3, with amino-acid sequence MSYRKTLKLVCGFAGGSAVLVLAAAAESRGYFGEQREEQAGRWSRFTAVQAAQPAWAPASHTPVTSGHAWDFNWDKRDPSTLTNGKKKENATEDPSSEQDNGKPKATRNILLIRHSQYNLSGNGDKERILTPLGREQAELTGQRLAVLGLKYDVLVHSTMARATETANIISKHLPGVELVSCDLLREGAPIEPVPPVTHWKPDAVQYHEDGARIEAAFRRYIHRADPKQKEDSYEIIVCHANVIRYFVCRALQFPAEGWLRMGLNNGSITWLTIRPSGRVALRTLGDSGFMPPDKLTRT; translated from the exons ATGTCGTACAGGAAAACTCTAAAACTTGTGTGTGGGTTCGCTGGAGGCTCTGCAGTCTTAGTTTTAGCGGCTGCCGCTGAGTCCCGTGGATATTTCGGTGAGCAGCGCGAAGAGCAAGCCGGTCGATGGTCAAGGTTCACTGCCGTTCAAGCAGCACAGCCTGCATGGGCACCTGCCAGCCATACACCAGTAACGAGTGGACACGCCTGGGACTTCAATTGGGATAA GAGGGACCCGTCCACACTGACTAatgggaagaagaaggagaatgCAACTGAGGACCCCAGCTCCGAGCAGGACAACGGCAAACCCAAAGCAACACGCAACATTCTCCTCATCAGACACTCCCAGTACAACCTGAGCGGGAACGGCGACAAGGAGAGGATCCTCACACCATTAG GTCGTGAGCAGGCTGAGTTGACAGGCCAGCGCCTGGCAGTGCTGGGACTGAAGTATGACGTTCTGGTCCACTCCACCATGGCCAGGGCCACAGAGACGGCAAACATCATCAGCAAGCACCTCCCAG GAGTGGAGCTGGTGAGCTGTGATTTGCTGAGAGAGGGCGCGCCTATCGAGCCGGTTCCACCCGTCACTCACTGGAAGCCCGACGCTGTG CAGTACCACGAAGACGGAGCCCGCATCGAGGCCGCCTTCCGCCGCTACATCCACCGGGCCGACCCCAAGCAGAAGGAGGACAGCTACGAGATCATCGTCTGTCATGCCAATGTCATCCGTTATTTTGTCTGCAG GGCTCTGCAGTTCCCTGCAGAGGGCTGGCTGCGCATGGGCTTGAACAACGGCAGCATCACGTGGCTCACCATCCGCCCCAGCGGCCGGGTGGCCCTCAGGACTCTGGGGGACTCGGGATTCATGCCCCCGGACAAACTAACGCGGACCTGA
- the pgam5 gene encoding serine/threonine-protein phosphatase PGAM5, mitochondrial isoform X1 has product MSYRKTLKLVCGFAGGSAVLVLAAAAESRGYFGEQREEQAGRWSRFTAVQAAQPAWAPASHTPVTSGHAWDFNWDKRDPSTLTNGKKKENATEDPSSEQDNGKPKATRNILLIRHSQYNLSGNGDKERILTPLGREQAELTGQRLAVLGLKYDVLVHSTMARATETANIISKHLPVGVELVSCDLLREGAPIEPVPPVTHWKPDAVQYHEDGARIEAAFRRYIHRADPKQKEDSYEIIVCHANVIRYFVCRALQFPAEGWLRMGLNNGSITWLTIRPSGRVALRTLGDSGFMPPDKLTRT; this is encoded by the exons ATGTCGTACAGGAAAACTCTAAAACTTGTGTGTGGGTTCGCTGGAGGCTCTGCAGTCTTAGTTTTAGCGGCTGCCGCTGAGTCCCGTGGATATTTCGGTGAGCAGCGCGAAGAGCAAGCCGGTCGATGGTCAAGGTTCACTGCCGTTCAAGCAGCACAGCCTGCATGGGCACCTGCCAGCCATACACCAGTAACGAGTGGACACGCCTGGGACTTCAATTGGGATAA GAGGGACCCGTCCACACTGACTAatgggaagaagaaggagaatgCAACTGAGGACCCCAGCTCCGAGCAGGACAACGGCAAACCCAAAGCAACACGCAACATTCTCCTCATCAGACACTCCCAGTACAACCTGAGCGGGAACGGCGACAAGGAGAGGATCCTCACACCATTAG GTCGTGAGCAGGCTGAGTTGACAGGCCAGCGCCTGGCAGTGCTGGGACTGAAGTATGACGTTCTGGTCCACTCCACCATGGCCAGGGCCACAGAGACGGCAAACATCATCAGCAAGCACCTCCCAG TAGGAGTGGAGCTGGTGAGCTGTGATTTGCTGAGAGAGGGCGCGCCTATCGAGCCGGTTCCACCCGTCACTCACTGGAAGCCCGACGCTGTG CAGTACCACGAAGACGGAGCCCGCATCGAGGCCGCCTTCCGCCGCTACATCCACCGGGCCGACCCCAAGCAGAAGGAGGACAGCTACGAGATCATCGTCTGTCATGCCAATGTCATCCGTTATTTTGTCTGCAG GGCTCTGCAGTTCCCTGCAGAGGGCTGGCTGCGCATGGGCTTGAACAACGGCAGCATCACGTGGCTCACCATCCGCCCCAGCGGCCGGGTGGCCCTCAGGACTCTGGGGGACTCGGGATTCATGCCCCCGGACAAACTAACGCGGACCTGA
- the pgam5 gene encoding serine/threonine-protein phosphatase PGAM5, mitochondrial isoform X2, translated as MSYRKTLKLVCGFAGGSAVLVLAAAAESRGYFGEQREEQAGRWSRFTAVQAAQPAWAPASHTPVTSGHAWDFNWDKRDPSTLTNGKKKENATEDPSSEQDNGKPKATRNILLIRHSQYNLSGNGDKERILTPLGREQAELTGQRLAVLGLKYDVLVHSTMARATETANIISKHLPVGVELVSCDLLREGAPIEPVPPVTHWKPDAVYHEDGARIEAAFRRYIHRADPKQKEDSYEIIVCHANVIRYFVCRALQFPAEGWLRMGLNNGSITWLTIRPSGRVALRTLGDSGFMPPDKLTRT; from the exons ATGTCGTACAGGAAAACTCTAAAACTTGTGTGTGGGTTCGCTGGAGGCTCTGCAGTCTTAGTTTTAGCGGCTGCCGCTGAGTCCCGTGGATATTTCGGTGAGCAGCGCGAAGAGCAAGCCGGTCGATGGTCAAGGTTCACTGCCGTTCAAGCAGCACAGCCTGCATGGGCACCTGCCAGCCATACACCAGTAACGAGTGGACACGCCTGGGACTTCAATTGGGATAA GAGGGACCCGTCCACACTGACTAatgggaagaagaaggagaatgCAACTGAGGACCCCAGCTCCGAGCAGGACAACGGCAAACCCAAAGCAACACGCAACATTCTCCTCATCAGACACTCCCAGTACAACCTGAGCGGGAACGGCGACAAGGAGAGGATCCTCACACCATTAG GTCGTGAGCAGGCTGAGTTGACAGGCCAGCGCCTGGCAGTGCTGGGACTGAAGTATGACGTTCTGGTCCACTCCACCATGGCCAGGGCCACAGAGACGGCAAACATCATCAGCAAGCACCTCCCAG TAGGAGTGGAGCTGGTGAGCTGTGATTTGCTGAGAGAGGGCGCGCCTATCGAGCCGGTTCCACCCGTCACTCACTGGAAGCCCGACGCTGTG TACCACGAAGACGGAGCCCGCATCGAGGCCGCCTTCCGCCGCTACATCCACCGGGCCGACCCCAAGCAGAAGGAGGACAGCTACGAGATCATCGTCTGTCATGCCAATGTCATCCGTTATTTTGTCTGCAG GGCTCTGCAGTTCCCTGCAGAGGGCTGGCTGCGCATGGGCTTGAACAACGGCAGCATCACGTGGCTCACCATCCGCCCCAGCGGCCGGGTGGCCCTCAGGACTCTGGGGGACTCGGGATTCATGCCCCCGGACAAACTAACGCGGACCTGA
- the pgam5 gene encoding serine/threonine-protein phosphatase PGAM5, mitochondrial isoform X4 encodes MSYRKTLKLVCGFAGGSAVLVLAAAAESRGYFGEQREEQAGRWSRFTAVQAAQPAWAPASHTPVTSGHAWDFNWDKRDPSTLTNGKKKENATEDPSSEQDNGKPKATRNILLIRHSQYNLSGNGDKERILTPLGREQAELTGQRLAVLGLKYDVLVHSTMARATETANIISKHLPGVELVSCDLLREGAPIEPVPPVTHWKPDAVYHEDGARIEAAFRRYIHRADPKQKEDSYEIIVCHANVIRYFVCRALQFPAEGWLRMGLNNGSITWLTIRPSGRVALRTLGDSGFMPPDKLTRT; translated from the exons ATGTCGTACAGGAAAACTCTAAAACTTGTGTGTGGGTTCGCTGGAGGCTCTGCAGTCTTAGTTTTAGCGGCTGCCGCTGAGTCCCGTGGATATTTCGGTGAGCAGCGCGAAGAGCAAGCCGGTCGATGGTCAAGGTTCACTGCCGTTCAAGCAGCACAGCCTGCATGGGCACCTGCCAGCCATACACCAGTAACGAGTGGACACGCCTGGGACTTCAATTGGGATAA GAGGGACCCGTCCACACTGACTAatgggaagaagaaggagaatgCAACTGAGGACCCCAGCTCCGAGCAGGACAACGGCAAACCCAAAGCAACACGCAACATTCTCCTCATCAGACACTCCCAGTACAACCTGAGCGGGAACGGCGACAAGGAGAGGATCCTCACACCATTAG GTCGTGAGCAGGCTGAGTTGACAGGCCAGCGCCTGGCAGTGCTGGGACTGAAGTATGACGTTCTGGTCCACTCCACCATGGCCAGGGCCACAGAGACGGCAAACATCATCAGCAAGCACCTCCCAG GAGTGGAGCTGGTGAGCTGTGATTTGCTGAGAGAGGGCGCGCCTATCGAGCCGGTTCCACCCGTCACTCACTGGAAGCCCGACGCTGTG TACCACGAAGACGGAGCCCGCATCGAGGCCGCCTTCCGCCGCTACATCCACCGGGCCGACCCCAAGCAGAAGGAGGACAGCTACGAGATCATCGTCTGTCATGCCAATGTCATCCGTTATTTTGTCTGCAG GGCTCTGCAGTTCCCTGCAGAGGGCTGGCTGCGCATGGGCTTGAACAACGGCAGCATCACGTGGCTCACCATCCGCCCCAGCGGCCGGGTGGCCCTCAGGACTCTGGGGGACTCGGGATTCATGCCCCCGGACAAACTAACGCGGACCTGA